The Apium graveolens cultivar Ventura chromosome 11, ASM990537v1, whole genome shotgun sequence genome has a window encoding:
- the LOC141695757 gene encoding uncharacterized protein LOC141695757, giving the protein MDWLISFSVKIDCKDKRVVLSTPQGKKVMFKGQKQTQTFLTSMQAKKLIYKGCEAYLAYVADKGREVSNPEDIPVVRDFLDVFPEELPGLPPDRQIEFTIELAPSTEPVLKAPYMMAPTEMKELEKQIQELLDKGFIKPSVSLWGAPVLFVKKKDESM; this is encoded by the coding sequence atggattggttgatAAGTTTCAGTGTGAAAATAGACTGTAAGGATAAAAGAGTAGTATTAAGTACACCTCAAGGTAAGAAAGTAATGTTCAAGGGCCAAAAGCAAACTCAGACTTTTCTCACCTCGATGCAAGCAAAGAAGTTGATTTACAAAGGATGCGAGGCGTATTTGGCGTATGTAGCTGATAAAGGTAGAGAAGTTTCAAATCcggaagacattccagtggtaagAGATTTTCTGGACGTTTTTCCTGAAGAACTTCCTGGATTACCCCCGGACAGACAAATTGAGTTTACAATAGAACTTGCACCCAGCACCGAACCCGTTTTGAAAGCTCCATATATGATGGCACCAacggagatgaaggaattagaaAAGCAAATACAAGAATTACTAGACAAGGGATTTATAAAACCGAGTGTTTCACTGTGGGGCGcgccagtgttatttgtgaagaagaaggatgaaagCATGTGA
- the LOC141695758 gene encoding uncharacterized protein LOC141695758: protein MFRSCAIDFSGSWDDHLPLVEFSYNNSYHSSIGIPPYEALYGRKCRTSTNWDEVGEGKIYGPELIQQMKDTITVIKKRLIAAQDRQRKYADPFRKDVKFEIGEADLLKYHHSRDLT, encoded by the coding sequence ATGTTTCGAAGCTGTGCAATTGATTTTTcgggaagttgggatgatcatcTACCACTCGTAGAATTCTCGTATAACAATAGCTACCATTCCAGTATTGGAATACCACCATACGAAGCGttatatggacgaaagtgtagaaCATCGACgaattgggatgaagttggagaaggaAAGATTTATGGACCTGAATTGATTCAGCAAATGAAGGACACTATCACTGTGATCAAGAAGAGACTCATTGCTGCTCAGGATAGACAAAGAAAGTATGCGGACCCCTTCCGGAAAGATGTGAAATTTGAAATTGGGGAAGCTGATTTACTAAAGTATCACCATTCAAGGGATTTGACATGA